Genomic DNA from Nocardioides aquaticus:
ACGCCCAGCTGCGTCCGATGGGACGCGCCACCTCGGGCGTCTCCGGGATGAAGTTCCGCGAGGAGGACTCGCTGCTGTCCATGTCGGTCATCCGCGCCGCCCAGGTCGCGGCCGAGGAGGCCGCGGGCCTCGCCGAGGGCACGGAGGACTCGCCGGACGTGGAGGCGTCGCCCGAGGAGGTCGCGGAGGTCAAGCCGCAGTACGTCTTCACGATCACCGACGGCGGGTTCGCCAAGCGCACCCGGATCAGCGAGTACCGCACCCAGTCGCGCGGCGGCCTGGGGATCAAGGCGATGGCCCTGGCCAACGAGGACCGCGGCGGCCTCGTCGGCGCGTTCATCGTCGAGGACGGCGACGAGGTGCTCTCGATCACCGCCACCGGCCAGGTCGTGCGCAGCCCCGTCAACGACGACTTCCGCGCCACCGGCCGCTCCACCATGGGGGTCCGGTTCGTGACCACCAAGTCCGGCGACAGCGTCGCCGTCGTGGCCCGCTCCGTCGAGGCCAAGGTCGAGGCCACGGTGGAGGGCGAGGTCGAGGGCGAGGGCGAGGTGGCCGGCGAGTCGTCCGATTCGCCCGCGGCTGACATGATCGAGACGACCGGGGCGGCCGACGACGCCGCAGAGGTCGCCGGCGACCAGGGCGGCGACGACGCCGGGGAGGACACCTGAGATGAGTGACGGATCGGGCCGCAGCGCCGGCACACGCGCCGACGGGCCGGGCGACGACGCCACCCGCAAGGTCCCCATCACCCCGGCGGCGACGCCGTCCGGGGGTGCGGGGAGGACGAAGGGCACCGGGAGCACGGCCGCCGAGGCCAAGGGCGGCGTCTCCGACGACACCGCGTCGCGACCGCCGCTGATCGAGCGGATCCAGGCCAAGCTGGCCTCGGCCACCGAGGAGCACCGGGCCAACGCGTCGGCGAAGTCGGAGCACACCACCTCGACGAGCAGCCAGGTCAAGACCGGCGGCGGGAGCCGTACGCCCCGACGGGCGCGGCTCCGGCTGACCCGGATCGACCCGTGGACGGTCATGAAGACCTCGTTCCTGCTGGCCATCGCGTTCGGCGTGGTGACCGTGGTCGCGGTGGCGATGATC
This window encodes:
- a CDS encoding DUF3566 domain-containing protein, giving the protein MSDGSGRSAGTRADGPGDDATRKVPITPAATPSGGAGRTKGTGSTAAEAKGGVSDDTASRPPLIERIQAKLASATEEHRANASAKSEHTTSTSSQVKTGGGSRTPRRARLRLTRIDPWTVMKTSFLLAIAFGVVTVVAVAMIWSVLDAAGVWDSINTTIQESVGGPDTADLDVENYIGTSRVLGFTVVVAAIDVVLITAIATLTAFLYNMSAALLGGVEVTLSEDQN